Part of the Bacteroidales bacterium genome, ATCCATGCCCGAGGCCGCAGCTTCAACACTATCGGCATTGACAGCCTGGCAGGCACTTATGTATCTGGGACATATCAGGAAAGGAGACCGTGTGTTGATTCATGGTGGTGCCGGAGGAGTCGGTAATTTCGCCGTACAGATAGCTAAAAAAACAGGATGTCATGTCATCACAACAGCATCGGCATCTGATGCCGGTTTCGTGAAAAATCTCGGTGCAAACGAAGTGATCGATTACAAGACACAGAAGTTCGAAGAATTGATCAGCAATATTGATTTTATACTCGATCCCATCGGCGGCGAAAACTTCGTCCGTTCATTAAAAGTGCTGAAACCCGAAGGCACTATTGTATTGATATCCTCCCCTAATATAGAAGAAACGAATAAGATAGCCAAAGAGCAACATGTCAGAAATTACAAACCGATGATGATGCATTCGGACGGAGAAGATATGGGACATATTGCCGGAATGCTCGCCGATGGCAGCCTGAAAGTGCATGTGGATAAAACATTTCCTTTCGATAAGATACCCGAAGCCCACAACCAACTGGAAAACGGAAAAGTGAGAGGGAAAATAGTTGCTTTGGCTTAATAACTATCGTTCTTTGCAACAAGATAATTTGTGCCTTACAGCAACATATCTGTCGGAAAACGAAGAAAATCAACAGAGATAAACAGGTTGATCTTCTTTCGTTTCACTTTCAAAAGTTAAAATTCTAATTATTTTTATATTTTCTAAAATGAATAACAGATAGTAAATCTTGTATAGATAATCGAACAACTTACGATTATCTATACAAGGTTTACTATTTTTGTGTTCCTATTGGAATATTGTTCATGCTGCTGAACCCGAAAAAGTACGGAAAGACAAAAAGGGCTTCAAATCAATCGTACACTGGCCCGTAATATAGCATGGACCATCAGGAATGTAAAGCCGGCCTCACAATCTCTACCGGAAGTAGAAAACCGGGTACGAATAAATTTAAAAAAAAAATAAAAATAAGAGCGAAATAATATGTTTCAGGATATAGTACCGCATACTTTGAATATAAGCTATCAAAATCTAAAACCAAAAGATGATGATTATCTGACTTCGTATAATAGTAATCTGGTATTGATCCATGAAGATACGACATTCCATTTTCCTGCAATAACAGATATACTCCTGCATCACCGTATAAATTCAGACCGGCTGATTTATTTGTTCGACATAGACGGTAAAAAATTCTTCCTTAATCCAGACAGCCTGCCTGAAATCAGTAATTTTAAATATCAGGATGTACGTTCATTCCGAAACAGGCAGCCCGGCTGGTTGTGTTTCGGCGCAGCAAC contains:
- a CDS encoding NADP-dependent oxidoreductase; translated protein: MKAIVLKQFGGIENFSLKEIPEPQIKSGQVLIRVEAIGINPVDIKTRKGGGQAAQYKDTPEMVIGWDVAGVITRVAGDVKDFSPGDEVFGTINFPGQGGAYAEYAAAPANQLARKPANISMPEAAASTLSALTAWQALMYLGHIRKGDRVLIHGGAGGVGNFAVQIAKKTGCHVITTASASDAGFVKNLGANEVIDYKTQKFEELISNIDFILDPIGGENFVRSLKVLKPEGTIVLISSPNIEETNKIAKEQHVRNYKPMMMHSDGEDMGHIAGMLADGSLKVHVDKTFPFDKIPEAHNQLENGKVRGKIVALA